The Myxococcus fulvus sequence CGGAGCGCTTCGACAGGCGCGTGCCCGTCATCCCGGCACCAGCTTGCGAATCTCCTTGGGCAGCGTCATGGGGTCGAAGGGCTTGCTGATGACACCCACCGCGCCGAGCCCCAGGTAGCGCTCCACCTCCTGCTTCTGCACCTTGGCCGTCATGAAGATGATGGGCGTGCTCGACGTGGCCACCTGCTTGCGCAGCTCCCCAAATGTCGTGGGCCCGTCCATGCCCGGCATCATCACGTCCAGCAGGATGAGGTCCGGCAGCTCCTCGGCGGCCTTGGAGAGGGCCTCGGTGCCGGACGCGGCGAGCACCGTGTTCCAGCCGCCCACCCGACTCAGGCTCAGCTTCCCGATGGCGCGGATGTCCTCTTCGTCGTCCACCAGCATCACCTTGCGAAGGGTCGTCATGGGGGGCGGACCTCCTCTGGGGGGAAAGGGTGTGCTAACCCACGTGCGGGGAACCTTGCGAGTGGACGTCTGTCCAGGGTTCCGCGTCCGGGATTCAACACCCGGCGCCCGCGCATTCCCAGCCTCCCGAGGCCGGACGCCTAGCCGGTCGCCTTGCGCCGACGCGCCGGACGGGCCTGCTTCACCGGAGGGGCCGGGGGCGGCATCACCGACACGACGGCGTTGACGACGCGCGACACCGCGCGCAGCTGCGAGGGCTCCAGCTCCCGGAGCTTGCGCGTCATGCGGCGCAGCTCCAGCGGGTCCTCGCGCTCCGGCTTGCGCGTCACGGGCGTCAGCGGAGCACCACCCCGGCCGACCCCCAACAACGTATCCGAGGAGACCTGGAGCACGTCACACAGCCGCTTGAGCGTCTGGGTGCGAGGCAACATCCGCCCGCGCTCCAGCCGGCTGTAGACCTCCATGGCCATGCCGACGCGCTCGGCCACGTCGCTCTGGGTGAGGCCCAATCGCAGGCGAGCGGTCCGCGCCGCCCCTCCCAGGATGGCCGCGAGCTTGTGGTCGACGGGCTCACGCATGATTCGGGCAGCGTCGCACGGCGCGCGGGGGAGGCAAGTTTCCCGTCCCCTCAGCGTCGCCGGAGCGCGAGCGCGCCCTGGACCACCTGCACCACGGCCCGCAGCGCCTCCGGCTCCAGCGCGCGCAGGGAGCGCAGGAGCCGGCGCAGCACGGGAGGGTCCTCCACGCGCGGGCCCACCTGCCCTCGGACCGCCACGGGCGCGCCCTCCGACAAGCCCAGCAGCGCGTTCGCGTCCATGCACAGCACCAGACACAGCCTGCGCAGCGTGGTGACGCTGGGCAGCACGCGGCCGCGCTCCATGCGGCTGTAGACCTCCATGGCGATTCCCACGCGCTCCGCGACGTCCGCCTGGGTCAATCCCAACCGAGCCCGCGCCGCCTTCGCCGCCGTCCCCACGGTGATGGCCAGTTCCTCGTTCATGG is a genomic window containing:
- a CDS encoding helix-turn-helix transcriptional regulator; its protein translation is MNEELAITVGTAAKAARARLGLTQADVAERVGIAMEVYSRMERGRVLPSVTTLRRLCLVLCMDANALLGLSEGAPVAVRGQVGPRVEDPPVLRRLLRSLRALEPEALRAVVQVVQGALALRRR
- a CDS encoding response regulator, which encodes MTTLRKVMLVDDEEDIRAIGKLSLSRVGGWNTVLAASGTEALSKAAEELPDLILLDVMMPGMDGPTTFGELRKQVATSSTPIIFMTAKVQKQEVERYLGLGAVGVISKPFDPMTLPKEIRKLVPG
- a CDS encoding helix-turn-helix domain-containing protein, whose amino-acid sequence is MREPVDHKLAAILGGAARTARLRLGLTQSDVAERVGMAMEVYSRLERGRMLPRTQTLKRLCDVLQVSSDTLLGVGRGGAPLTPVTRKPEREDPLELRRMTRKLRELEPSQLRAVSRVVNAVVSVMPPPAPPVKQARPARRRKATG